ATCTTCAGGTATCGTCCTTACTGATTATAAAGGACTTGATGTTGAATTAATAAATAAAATCAGAAGCGACCTTAGGACAAACAATATCAGGTATAAAGTTTATAAAAACACTTTAATTAAGAGGGCTGCCAATGAAACAGGGTTTGGTAGTTTTGTAGGGGACTTATCAGGATGCACTGCTATTGCTTTTTCTGAAGATGAACCAATATTAGTGGTAAAATTGTTAAATCAATTTTACCAGCAAAATAAGGAAAAATTTAAACTTAAAAGAGCTCTAATAGAAGAAAAAATATTTTTTGAAGAGGAATTAGATAGAATTGCTAATTTACCTACAAAAGAGGAATT
The DNA window shown above is from Atribacterota bacterium and carries:
- the rplJ gene encoding 50S ribosomal protein L10 is translated as MPLNKEEKKLVVEELCEEFKKSSGIVLTDYKGLDVELINKIRSDLRTNNIRYKVYKNTLIKRAANETGFGSFVGDLSGCTAIAFSEDEPILVVKLLNQFYQQNKEKFKLKRALIEEKIFFEEELDRIANLPTKEELLSKMLGNLKSPITSFVFILKSPIYGLVNVLEQIRKQKENTDK